One region of Hymenobacter sediminicola genomic DNA includes:
- a CDS encoding L,D-transpeptidase family protein, translating to MNSSFRPAFLTTLLFWLLGLTMLASASSCSQEQKEKIKDALPGGPAKAGGPQPTLDSVYIVKYMSAEPKFKDQIEWGKKFYRERNFRLGWFRNHELVPQAKTMLGVLNKAADEGLDPKEYKTKDFDKLFADLEAAQSDSTKRNTLEKEIDVALSGTYFNWASDFYRGTVDPRAVKTIDWQVKRNKIKLHKALMTILKERESTYPYYEFEPLHPEYDQLKKALAEYRALQRNGGWATIPATTKLKPGQTSPAVAALRQRLLGTKAPATAPVAATPAAATDPAATPARTVANKPDNTGTAVPAAAAPGEKYDAELVQAVKSFQTQNGLNPDGVVGGETLRLLNIPVAQRIDQLILNMERWRWIPKRFEPSYLLVNIPDYKLHMIENNKEVFDMRVIVGKALNATPVFSDKMEYVVLAPYWNVPYSIIDKELRPKLAANAQATLDRLDMEVVKGSGAKATPIDPNSIDWANLTPATWKYTLRRRPGPMNDLGDVKFIFPNSNDVYLHDTPHDELFSQAKRGFSHGCVRVAEPLKLAEYLLRNKPGWDMMKIEETIAGREEKYVSLPEHLPVYLVYFTSWVDDAGNVHFRDDIYGHDKSLAKEYFN from the coding sequence ATGAATTCATCATTTCGTCCGGCTTTCCTGACTACTCTGCTGTTCTGGCTTCTGGGCCTCACGATGCTGGCCTCTGCCTCGTCGTGCAGCCAGGAGCAGAAGGAGAAAATCAAGGACGCCCTGCCTGGTGGCCCGGCCAAAGCCGGTGGCCCCCAGCCAACCCTCGACAGCGTGTACATCGTGAAGTACATGAGTGCCGAGCCCAAGTTTAAAGACCAGATTGAGTGGGGCAAGAAGTTTTACCGGGAGCGAAATTTCCGCCTCGGGTGGTTCCGTAACCACGAGCTAGTGCCGCAGGCTAAGACCATGCTGGGCGTTCTGAACAAGGCCGCCGACGAAGGTCTTGATCCTAAAGAATATAAGACCAAGGACTTTGATAAGCTTTTCGCTGATCTGGAGGCTGCCCAATCTGACTCTACCAAGCGCAACACGCTGGAGAAGGAGATAGATGTAGCTCTGTCCGGCACGTATTTCAACTGGGCTTCCGATTTCTACCGGGGCACCGTAGACCCACGCGCTGTCAAGACCATTGACTGGCAGGTGAAGCGCAACAAAATCAAGCTGCACAAGGCTTTGATGACGATCCTGAAAGAGCGCGAAAGCACGTACCCGTATTACGAGTTCGAGCCGCTGCATCCGGAATATGACCAGTTGAAGAAGGCCCTAGCAGAATACCGTGCGCTACAGCGCAATGGCGGCTGGGCTACTATCCCGGCAACTACCAAGCTCAAGCCGGGCCAGACCTCTCCGGCCGTAGCGGCATTGCGCCAGCGCCTGCTGGGCACCAAGGCTCCGGCGACTGCGCCTGTTGCCGCCACACCAGCTGCCGCTACTGACCCGGCCGCTACTCCGGCCCGCACAGTAGCGAACAAGCCGGACAACACGGGCACTGCCGTTCCGGCCGCAGCCGCGCCCGGTGAGAAATATGATGCCGAGCTGGTGCAGGCAGTAAAGTCGTTCCAGACACAAAACGGCCTCAACCCGGATGGGGTAGTAGGGGGCGAAACGTTACGTTTGCTTAACATTCCGGTAGCCCAGCGCATCGATCAACTAATCCTGAATATGGAGCGGTGGCGCTGGATTCCGAAGCGCTTCGAGCCGAGCTATCTGCTCGTAAATATCCCCGACTATAAACTCCACATGATTGAAAACAACAAGGAGGTTTTCGACATGCGGGTTATCGTAGGGAAGGCCCTCAATGCCACCCCGGTCTTCAGCGACAAGATGGAATACGTGGTGCTGGCGCCTTACTGGAACGTGCCCTACAGCATCATCGATAAGGAGCTTCGCCCGAAGCTGGCGGCCAATGCACAGGCCACCCTCGACCGGCTCGATATGGAAGTGGTGAAGGGTTCCGGTGCTAAGGCTACTCCCATTGATCCTAATAGCATCGACTGGGCCAACTTAACTCCGGCCACCTGGAAGTACACGCTGCGTCGTCGGCCAGGACCTATGAATGACCTCGGCGACGTGAAGTTCATCTTCCCTAATTCCAACGACGTGTACCTACACGACACCCCGCACGACGAATTGTTCAGCCAGGCCAAGCGGGGATTTAGCCATGGCTGCGTGCGGGTAGCGGAGCCACTGAAGCTGGCCGAATACCTGTTGCGCAACAAGCCCGGCTGGGACATGATGAAGATCGAAGAAACCATAGCCGGTCGGGAGGAGAAGTATGTAAGCCTGCCTGAGCATCTGCCGGTCTACCTAGTGTACTTCACGTCTTGGGTAGACGACGCCGGAAACGTGCATTTCCGAGATGATATATATGGGCATGATAAATCACTGGCTAAAGAATACTTCAATTAA
- a CDS encoding DUF3127 domain-containing protein: protein MAYDATGRLHEIFDEQQVSEKFRKREFVLEVVDGQYPEHIKFQLVQDKTALIDQYKVGDEVKIAFNLRGRGFNKNGQMLYFTNLEAWRIEPAAGGAAAPQGGGGGYQQAAPRAAAPAQNQNPNLRASSAPIASDDDNDLPF from the coding sequence ATGGCTTACGATGCTACCGGCCGCCTGCACGAAATCTTCGACGAACAGCAGGTGAGCGAGAAATTCCGCAAGCGCGAATTTGTTCTGGAAGTTGTAGATGGCCAGTACCCTGAGCATATCAAGTTCCAACTGGTGCAGGACAAAACTGCCCTCATCGACCAGTATAAAGTAGGAGACGAAGTTAAAATTGCGTTCAACCTGCGGGGCCGCGGCTTCAACAAAAACGGCCAGATGCTGTACTTCACCAACCTGGAAGCCTGGCGCATTGAGCCAGCGGCTGGCGGCGCTGCCGCTCCACAGGGTGGCGGTGGCGGCTATCAGCAAGCGGCTCCCCGGGCTGCTGCTCCGGCTCAGAACCAGAACCCCAACCTGCGCGCCTCCTCCGCTCCTATTGCCTCGGACGACGACAACGACCTACCTTTCTAA
- a CDS encoding M1 family metallopeptidase: MPASLISPLHTTPDPHSYARPTQVSVHHLALDLAVDFTERILRGTATWQLHNSGATELLLDARELQIEAVLLGGLAGEPTSFELGATDAVLGQPLRIAIRPDTTTVTIRYQTTPGAAALQWLSPEQTAGRQHPFLFTQSQAILARTWIPCQDSPGIRFTYEARVQAPVELLALMSASNPQERNTTGEYHFRMDQPIPAYLMALAIGDLEFTPLSARTGIYAEPITLPVATSEFEDLEKMVAAAEELYGPYRWERYDLLVLPPSFPFGGMENPRLTFVTPTILAGDRSLTSLVAHELAHSWSGNLVTNATWNDFWLNEGFTVYFERRIMEKLYGRPYADMLQVLGHSALLHTVEELGATSPDTHLHLDLAGRDPDEGLNEIAYEKGDYLLLTLEHLVGRPALDTFIKDYFARHSFQSMDTASFVAYLRRELLDKHPGLEQQVQLDAWINRPGIPAVAPPVGSARFDAVEDALQNWQQGTPARVLNTDEWSSHEWVHFLHGLPKAITTQQLTELDAAFGFTLSGNAEILAAWFPHTIAAGYSPADEALHQFLTHVGRRKFLVPLYKALLATPGGAERARQLYAKARPNYHSVATSTFDVLVGKP; this comes from the coding sequence ATGCCTGCTTCTCTCATCTCCCCCCTGCACACCACGCCCGATCCGCACAGCTATGCCCGCCCTACTCAGGTCAGCGTCCACCATCTGGCGCTCGACCTAGCGGTAGATTTCACGGAGCGCATCCTGCGAGGAACAGCTACCTGGCAGCTCCATAATTCCGGCGCTACTGAACTGTTACTCGATGCACGGGAACTGCAGATAGAAGCCGTACTGCTGGGCGGCCTAGCCGGTGAGCCAACCTCTTTTGAGCTGGGAGCCACGGATGCCGTGCTGGGCCAGCCGCTGCGTATTGCTATCCGCCCCGACACGACTACCGTTACAATCCGCTACCAGACTACGCCGGGCGCCGCCGCCCTGCAATGGTTGAGCCCGGAGCAAACGGCCGGCCGCCAGCATCCATTTCTGTTCACTCAGTCGCAGGCCATTCTGGCCCGGACCTGGATTCCTTGCCAAGACTCTCCCGGCATCCGCTTCACGTATGAAGCCCGTGTGCAGGCTCCGGTAGAGCTATTGGCGTTGATGAGTGCCAGCAACCCGCAAGAGCGCAACACCACTGGCGAGTATCATTTCCGAATGGACCAGCCGATTCCGGCCTACCTGATGGCACTGGCCATCGGCGACCTGGAATTCACGCCGCTCAGTGCCCGCACCGGTATCTATGCCGAACCAATAACGCTGCCCGTAGCAACGAGTGAGTTTGAGGACCTGGAGAAAATGGTAGCTGCCGCCGAAGAGTTGTATGGTCCTTACCGCTGGGAACGGTACGATTTGCTGGTTCTACCCCCCTCTTTTCCGTTTGGCGGAATGGAGAACCCACGCTTAACATTTGTAACGCCTACTATTTTAGCCGGCGACCGTAGCCTGACCAGCTTAGTAGCCCACGAGCTGGCCCACTCCTGGAGCGGCAACCTCGTGACTAACGCTACCTGGAATGATTTCTGGCTGAACGAAGGCTTCACAGTATACTTCGAGCGGCGCATTATGGAGAAGCTGTATGGCCGCCCCTACGCCGATATGCTGCAGGTGCTCGGCCACTCAGCCCTGCTTCATACCGTAGAGGAACTCGGAGCGACCAGCCCTGATACCCACCTGCACCTGGACCTAGCCGGACGAGACCCGGACGAAGGCCTCAATGAAATTGCATACGAGAAAGGCGACTACCTCCTACTCACATTGGAGCACCTGGTGGGCCGCCCGGCTCTGGACACCTTTATTAAGGACTACTTCGCCCGCCACAGTTTTCAGAGTATGGACACGGCTTCCTTTGTGGCGTACCTGCGCCGCGAGCTACTGGACAAGCATCCTGGGCTGGAGCAACAGGTCCAGCTCGATGCTTGGATCAACCGGCCCGGCATCCCGGCCGTGGCCCCACCCGTCGGCTCGGCTCGGTTTGATGCCGTAGAGGATGCACTGCAAAACTGGCAACAAGGCACTCCGGCCCGCGTGCTGAACACCGACGAATGGAGCAGCCACGAATGGGTGCATTTTCTGCACGGTCTTCCCAAAGCAATAACTACCCAGCAGCTCACGGAGCTGGACGCGGCCTTCGGCTTCACGCTATCCGGCAACGCCGAAATTCTGGCGGCTTGGTTTCCGCACACCATTGCCGCCGGCTACTCCCCCGCCGATGAAGCCCTGCATCAGTTCCTAACCCATGTGGGCCGACGCAAATTTTTGGTCCCACTCTACAAAGCGTTGCTGGCTACACCCGGCGGAGCGGAGCGGGCCCGCCAGCTCTACGCCAAGGCCCGGCCCAATTACCATTCAGTCGCTACGAGCACCTTTGACGTATTAGTGGGCAAACCATAG
- a CDS encoding helix-turn-helix domain-containing protein — translation MLLEAKQLTPTQFADAIGVARPVVSHILSGRNKPSLEVVQKIIGAFPDIALPWLLSGTGNMAAEPVRSASMPLEPDLAKAPAKRSSIKTPKAARETQQGLSFGDNTTQQNTGAPEAFMSTVDTLARPALNTDSLQPRAAVPIDTAPTILNQGSSRHEGVSAGSVSAPAPNLALPPAPPLLAQVADKEKAIRRIVIFYRDGTFTDYQPEH, via the coding sequence ATGTTATTAGAAGCTAAACAGCTTACTCCAACTCAATTTGCGGATGCAATAGGAGTAGCCCGGCCTGTAGTAAGCCACATACTGAGCGGCCGGAACAAACCGAGCCTGGAAGTAGTGCAAAAGATCATAGGTGCCTTTCCCGACATTGCGCTGCCATGGTTGCTCAGCGGTACCGGCAATATGGCCGCGGAGCCTGTACGTAGTGCCAGTATGCCTCTGGAGCCTGACTTGGCTAAGGCACCTGCTAAACGAAGCAGTATAAAGACGCCAAAGGCCGCCCGTGAGACGCAGCAAGGCCTCTCCTTCGGGGACAACACTACCCAACAGAATACAGGCGCTCCTGAAGCATTTATGAGCACAGTGGATACACTGGCACGGCCCGCGCTGAATACTGACAGCCTGCAGCCCCGCGCCGCAGTTCCAATAGACACGGCGCCTACTATCCTAAACCAGGGAAGCAGCAGGCATGAAGGTGTTTCTGCTGGAAGCGTAAGCGCACCTGCTCCTAACCTAGCCTTGCCCCCTGCACCGCCACTCTTAGCTCAGGTTGCAGACAAGGAAAAGGCTATAAGGCGGATAGTCATTTTCTATCGAGACGGCACGTTCACGGACTATCAGCCGGAGCACTAA
- a CDS encoding DEAD/DEAH box helicase produces the protein MLFDDLNLIEPILRALHEEGYTTPTPIQQQAIPHVLEGHDLLGVAQTGTGKTAAFTVPILQILHQTAQVERHAPGRIRCLVLTPTRELAIQIGESFKAYGRHLPKLRSSVIFGGVSQHSQVQTLKRGVEVLIATPGRLLDLMGQGFVDLRHVEVFVLDEADRMLDMGFIHDIKRILPKLPTSRQTLFFSATMPGQIQELASSILKPNPVKVAVTPVSSTADTVTQAVYLVDKGDKPALLEHLLQDMSIRRVLVFTRTKHGADKVVKALAKVNIPAEAIHGNKSQNHRQRALSNFKSGSTRVLVATDIAARGIDVDELTHVINYEVPNEPETYVHRIGRTGRAGAFGTAFTFVEDEERAYLQDIQKLIRRQIDLVEDHPYSTDQVEPVLLHGGSPIKRPKGPAGRPARPGREGTGAARTPRQAQAGGAPRGGQERSHSGQRSSSAAPASRSAGERAGGGQSGGQGRRYRGGNGGGRPQ, from the coding sequence ATGCTTTTCGACGACCTTAACCTTATTGAGCCTATTCTGCGTGCCCTGCACGAAGAAGGCTACACGACCCCTACCCCTATTCAGCAGCAGGCTATTCCGCACGTATTGGAAGGCCATGATTTGCTGGGCGTAGCGCAGACCGGTACCGGCAAAACAGCCGCCTTTACCGTTCCTATTCTTCAGATTCTGCACCAGACGGCTCAGGTAGAGCGCCACGCGCCCGGCCGTATCCGCTGCCTGGTTCTGACCCCGACGCGCGAGCTGGCTATCCAGATCGGCGAAAGTTTCAAAGCCTACGGGCGGCATTTGCCCAAGCTGCGCTCCAGCGTCATCTTCGGTGGTGTGAGCCAGCACAGCCAGGTGCAGACGCTCAAGCGCGGCGTAGAAGTGCTGATTGCGACTCCCGGCCGCCTGCTCGATCTGATGGGCCAGGGCTTTGTTGACCTGCGCCACGTCGAGGTATTTGTGCTTGATGAAGCGGACCGCATGCTGGATATGGGCTTTATCCACGACATCAAGCGGATTCTGCCAAAGCTGCCTACTTCGCGCCAAACGCTGTTCTTCTCGGCTACCATGCCCGGCCAGATTCAGGAGTTGGCGTCCAGCATCCTGAAGCCGAATCCGGTGAAAGTAGCCGTTACGCCTGTTTCAAGCACCGCCGATACTGTCACGCAGGCAGTATATCTGGTTGATAAAGGCGACAAGCCAGCTCTGCTGGAACATCTGTTGCAGGACATGAGCATCCGTCGGGTGCTGGTGTTCACGCGCACCAAACACGGCGCCGACAAAGTGGTGAAGGCGCTGGCCAAGGTGAATATTCCGGCCGAAGCCATCCACGGCAACAAGTCGCAGAACCACCGCCAGCGGGCCCTCAGCAACTTCAAGTCCGGCAGCACGCGGGTACTGGTTGCTACTGACATTGCCGCCCGAGGCATCGACGTAGATGAGCTGACGCACGTCATCAACTACGAAGTACCCAATGAGCCCGAAACCTACGTGCACCGCATTGGCCGCACGGGCCGCGCGGGTGCCTTTGGCACGGCCTTCACGTTTGTTGAGGATGAGGAGCGCGCTTATCTGCAGGATATTCAAAAGCTCATTCGGCGCCAGATAGACTTGGTGGAAGACCACCCGTACAGCACCGACCAAGTAGAGCCGGTACTGTTGCACGGCGGCTCGCCTATTAAGCGCCCGAAAGGCCCGGCTGGCCGCCCAGCCCGCCCCGGCCGCGAAGGTACTGGTGCAGCGCGTACCCCACGCCAGGCCCAGGCAGGTGGCGCCCCCCGCGGTGGTCAGGAGCGCAGCCACAGCGGCCAACGAAGTTCGTCGGCAGCTCCGGCCTCACGCTCGGCCGGAGAACGGGCTGGTGGTGGCCAGAGCGGTGGCCAGGGACGCCGCTACCGCGGCGGCAACGGCGGCGGACGCCCGCAATAG
- a CDS encoding cyanophycinase: MTSKPLGKLIAIGGNEDKGTYPNPRTKKKYYLNFFELGILKRVILESGLEDPRIEVITTASMIPEEVARIYISSFTMLNCNNVNIMDIRTPEDARQPEYLERLRQADVVMMSGGNQSRLTEMFGGSEFLQVLKQRYYEQPNFIIAGTSAGAMAMSKTMIKGGSVPDALMKGAVKMGTGLGLIDSVIIDSHFVKRGRFGRIIEAVALHPKLIGIGLGEDTGVLITEGNQLEAIGSNLVVIMDGHKLEHNNAAAAKKGEAISIESMLLHVLVKGNLYDVRQREFYPDLKLRQQAAESIRMTAGQDANATPVSTEVQ; this comes from the coding sequence ATGACATCCAAACCTCTCGGTAAGCTTATTGCCATAGGCGGCAACGAGGACAAGGGCACATATCCCAATCCCCGCACTAAAAAGAAATACTACCTCAATTTTTTCGAGCTGGGCATTCTGAAACGGGTTATTCTGGAATCCGGTCTGGAAGATCCCCGCATAGAGGTCATCACCACGGCCTCTATGATTCCGGAAGAAGTGGCCCGCATCTACATATCCTCGTTCACGATGCTCAATTGCAACAACGTGAACATTATGGATATCCGGACCCCCGAAGATGCCCGGCAGCCGGAGTACCTGGAGCGCCTGCGCCAAGCCGATGTGGTGATGATGAGCGGCGGCAACCAGTCGCGCCTGACGGAAATGTTCGGTGGCTCTGAGTTTCTGCAAGTGCTGAAGCAACGCTACTACGAGCAGCCCAACTTCATTATTGCCGGTACTTCGGCTGGCGCCATGGCCATGTCCAAAACCATGATCAAGGGCGGCAGCGTGCCCGATGCGCTGATGAAAGGCGCCGTGAAGATGGGAACCGGCCTCGGCCTGATTGACAGCGTCATCATCGACTCGCACTTTGTGAAGCGCGGCCGGTTCGGACGGATTATTGAGGCCGTGGCACTGCACCCCAAGCTCATCGGCATTGGGCTGGGCGAAGATACTGGCGTCCTTATCACGGAGGGAAATCAGCTGGAGGCCATTGGCTCTAATCTAGTGGTCATTATGGATGGCCATAAGCTGGAGCACAACAACGCCGCCGCCGCCAAAAAAGGCGAGGCTATTTCTATCGAAAGCATGCTGCTGCACGTGCTGGTGAAAGGCAACCTCTACGATGTACGCCAGCGCGAATTCTATCCGGACCTGAAACTGCGCCAGCAGGCCGCCGAATCTATCCGCATGACAGCCGGCCAGGATGCCAATGCGACGCCGGTATCTACAGAAGTTCAGTAG
- a CDS encoding isoaspartyl peptidase/L-asparaginase family protein, with translation MNSSFALAIHGGAGTISRQLMTPEKEQAYQAALRQSLEAGHAVLRQGGPALDAVEAAVRSLEDCPLFNAGRGAVFTHEGHHEMDAAIMDGRNRAAGAVAGARSVQNPILAARLVMEKTDHVLLAYPGADELAREHGLPLQPAEYFFTQQRYDQLQEALQEGRMRLDHSEPVHPETTAPVSEPAAFASNEDPKKKMGTVGAVARDQYGNLAAATSTGGMTNKRYSRIGDSPIIGSGTFADNRTCAISCTGHGEFFLRAVVAHDISCLMEYRGLSLAEACRVVVHDKLAPIGGEGGLVAVDAAGNIALPFNSEGMYRGSIGSASDLYIGIYKD, from the coding sequence ATGAATTCTTCCTTCGCACTGGCCATCCATGGAGGAGCCGGCACTATCTCGCGCCAGCTGATGACGCCCGAAAAGGAGCAGGCTTACCAAGCCGCGCTCCGCCAGAGCCTGGAAGCCGGCCATGCCGTGCTACGCCAGGGTGGGCCTGCTCTTGATGCCGTGGAAGCGGCCGTGCGCAGCCTCGAAGACTGTCCGCTGTTCAACGCGGGCCGTGGTGCCGTATTCACTCACGAAGGCCACCACGAAATGGATGCCGCCATTATGGATGGCCGCAACCGGGCTGCCGGAGCTGTAGCCGGAGCCCGCTCAGTGCAAAACCCCATTCTGGCCGCCCGCCTCGTGATGGAAAAAACCGACCATGTGCTGCTGGCTTACCCTGGCGCCGACGAACTGGCCCGGGAACATGGCTTGCCTTTGCAGCCTGCCGAATACTTCTTCACTCAGCAGCGCTACGACCAGCTTCAGGAGGCGCTGCAGGAAGGCCGTATGCGCCTCGACCACTCCGAGCCGGTACATCCCGAAACTACAGCGCCCGTTTCGGAGCCCGCCGCATTTGCCAGTAACGAAGACCCGAAAAAGAAAATGGGTACTGTGGGAGCCGTAGCCCGCGACCAGTACGGCAACCTGGCCGCCGCTACCAGCACCGGCGGCATGACCAACAAACGCTACTCCCGCATCGGCGACTCACCTATTATCGGTAGCGGTACCTTCGCCGACAACCGCACCTGCGCCATCAGCTGTACCGGTCACGGCGAGTTTTTTCTGCGGGCTGTGGTTGCGCACGATATCAGCTGCCTGATGGAATACCGCGGCCTGAGCCTGGCCGAAGCCTGCCGCGTAGTTGTGCACGACAAGCTGGCTCCCATTGGCGGCGAAGGCGGGCTGGTGGCCGTAGATGCGGCCGGCAACATCGCCTTGCCCTTCAACTCTGAGGGAATGTATCGGGGCAGCATCGGGTCGGCTTCCGACCTCTACATTGGTATCTACAAGGACTAG